A single genomic interval of Streptomyces sp. 1222.5 harbors:
- a CDS encoding oligosaccharide flippase family protein, giving the protein MDSVRTPDSDPSEESGAPAPPEPPPPSPSPSLGRKVRSAARWSLINTVVMRLGNFATGILLARFALGPAEWGVYGIAQTVLLVLLSANELGVGLAIVRWDGDPRRFAPTVLTLGAVSSALLYAAIFVSAPTVAGLLDSPEASGVLRVMCLCLVIDGVAQVPANFLTREFAQGKRMVIDALNFVLSTAVTLVLAFAGWGAMSFACGAVAGNVAALIGCALAAPGTVRFGWDPQQARALLGFGLPLAGASLLALAVVNVDTMIVGSSLGQVSLGFYVLAFNMSGWPVRIISEAARRVSFAGFSRLAGSPAALAEGFGRALGVLVTGTVPLCVLLGGLAAPVVQLVYGRTWVPAAAALPWLMALGLVRIGCELAYDCLVAAGQRRSLILVQALWLVALVPVLVVGAHVNGMVGVSQGHVLVAAGLVVPAFLYALRRAGIGLGHIARACAWPLLGGAVMALVLLAARRFLGDSAPALVLVGTAALACYVVCVLPSRRFLLGSRAVETV; this is encoded by the coding sequence ATGGACAGCGTTCGCACACCGGACAGCGACCCCTCTGAGGAGAGCGGCGCCCCCGCGCCGCCCGAGCCACCGCCACCGTCGCCTTCCCCGTCTCTCGGCAGAAAGGTCCGTTCCGCGGCCCGCTGGAGCCTGATCAACACCGTGGTCATGCGCCTGGGCAACTTCGCCACCGGCATCCTGCTGGCACGGTTCGCCCTCGGACCGGCGGAGTGGGGCGTCTACGGCATCGCCCAGACCGTCCTCCTGGTCCTGCTGTCCGCCAATGAGCTGGGCGTCGGGCTGGCCATCGTCCGCTGGGACGGCGACCCCCGCCGCTTCGCGCCGACCGTGCTCACCCTGGGAGCCGTCTCCAGCGCCCTGCTGTACGCGGCCATCTTCGTCTCGGCACCGACCGTCGCCGGCCTCCTCGACTCCCCCGAGGCCTCGGGCGTCCTGCGGGTGATGTGCCTGTGCCTGGTGATCGACGGCGTGGCCCAGGTCCCGGCCAACTTCCTCACCAGGGAGTTCGCCCAGGGCAAGCGGATGGTCATCGACGCGCTCAACTTCGTCCTCAGCACCGCCGTGACCCTGGTGCTGGCCTTCGCCGGCTGGGGCGCGATGAGCTTCGCGTGCGGCGCGGTCGCGGGCAACGTCGCCGCTCTCATCGGCTGCGCCCTGGCCGCCCCCGGCACCGTGCGGTTCGGCTGGGATCCCCAACAGGCCCGCGCGCTGCTGGGGTTCGGACTTCCGCTGGCCGGCGCGAGCCTTCTCGCCCTCGCCGTCGTCAACGTGGACACCATGATCGTCGGTTCGTCCCTCGGCCAGGTGTCCCTCGGTTTCTACGTCCTGGCGTTCAACATGTCCGGCTGGCCCGTGCGCATCATCAGCGAGGCCGCACGCCGTGTCTCCTTCGCCGGCTTCTCCCGCCTGGCCGGCTCCCCGGCGGCCCTCGCCGAGGGCTTCGGCCGCGCCCTGGGCGTCCTGGTCACCGGCACCGTGCCGCTGTGCGTGCTGCTCGGCGGCCTCGCCGCACCGGTCGTCCAGCTCGTCTACGGCCGTACCTGGGTGCCCGCCGCGGCGGCGCTGCCCTGGCTGATGGCCCTGGGCCTGGTCCGCATCGGCTGTGAACTGGCCTACGACTGTCTCGTCGCCGCCGGACAGCGCCGCTCCCTCATCCTGGTCCAGGCGCTCTGGCTCGTCGCCCTCGTCCCCGTACTGGTCGTCGGCGCGCACGTCAACGGCATGGTCGGCGTCTCGCAGGGCCATGTGCTGGTCGCCGCCGGACTCGTCGTACCCGCGTTCCTCTACGCTCTCCGCCGGGCCGGGATCGGGCTCGGCCACATCGCCAGGGCCTGCGCCTGGCCGCTGCTCGGGGGAGCCGTGATGGCTCTGGTGCTGCTCGCCGCGCGCCGGTTCCTCGGCGACAGCGCCCCGGCCCTGGTCCTGGTCGGCACGGCCGCCCTGGCCTGCTACGTGGTGTGCGTCCTGCCCAGCCGCCGGTTCCTGCTGGGTTCCCGAGCGGTGGAGACCGTATGA
- a CDS encoding glycosyltransferase family 2 protein, which produces MRRIVRAPWELLKRAFGWLVLFELRNKVLLAPTALRLRRLETAETRRLSACTAEAPAALVATVIATHRRPDQLRAAVRSALAQTVRDQVVVVVDDGAGLTELPDDPRLFAVSLARNTGVAGVVRNVGIRLTRSRYVAFLDDDNLWEPDHLERSLAVLEAPGGPDGVYTALRRVLPDGTERDVLSVPFDRRRAARESFLDTNAFVARRTPGLRFSRLRRTPEVLPREDWELVFRYSRGHRVRHVPHATVRYLVNPESFYTTWSG; this is translated from the coding sequence ATGCGACGGATCGTCCGTGCCCCCTGGGAACTGCTGAAGCGCGCCTTCGGCTGGCTCGTCCTCTTCGAGCTCCGCAACAAGGTCCTCCTCGCCCCTACCGCGCTGCGGCTGCGCCGGCTGGAGACCGCCGAGACCCGCCGGCTCTCGGCCTGCACCGCCGAGGCGCCGGCCGCCCTCGTCGCCACGGTCATCGCCACCCACCGCCGCCCCGACCAGCTGCGGGCCGCCGTCCGCTCGGCACTCGCCCAGACGGTGCGCGACCAGGTCGTCGTGGTCGTGGACGACGGCGCCGGACTGACCGAACTTCCCGACGACCCAAGGCTGTTCGCCGTGTCGCTGGCGCGGAACACCGGTGTGGCCGGTGTCGTGCGGAACGTGGGCATCCGCCTCACCCGCTCGCGCTACGTGGCCTTCCTGGACGACGACAACCTGTGGGAACCCGATCACCTGGAGCGATCGCTGGCGGTGCTGGAGGCCCCCGGCGGCCCGGACGGTGTCTACACGGCGCTGCGCCGCGTCCTGCCGGACGGTACCGAACGGGACGTGCTGTCCGTGCCGTTCGACCGCCGCCGGGCCGCCCGGGAGTCCTTCCTCGACACCAACGCGTTCGTCGCGCGCCGCACCCCGGGGCTGCGGTTCAGCCGGCTGCGGCGGACGCCGGAGGTGCTGCCGCGCGAGGACTGGGAGCTCGTCTTCCGGTACAGCCGCGGCCACCGCGTGCGCCACGTACCGCACGCCACCGTGCGGTACCTGGTCAACCCCGAGAGCTTCTACACGACCTGGTCCGGCTGA
- a CDS encoding glycosyltransferase family 2 protein — translation MSPVAVVVVTWNSAAVLPGFLAALPDGMAGLDWRLVVADNDSADDTVKVLRTLAPDTTIVQTGRNAGYAAGINAALDAAGEWDGGYGTVLVCNPDIRMRQGCAKRLVDRLDAEVGIAVPLLYEEGREAPLYSLRRESTLARALGEAVIGNRRAGRFPRLSELVTDPAAYARPTRPDWATGALMALSADCLAACGPWDESFFLYSEETEYCLRARDLGYRTQLEPTAEAVHLGGESRVSPRLWTLLTLNRVRLYGRRHGALATGCFRAAVFLREASRAVLGREASRAAAAALLRPGALRAPAGP, via the coding sequence ATGAGCCCCGTCGCAGTCGTCGTCGTCACCTGGAACAGCGCCGCGGTGCTCCCCGGGTTCCTCGCCGCCCTCCCGGACGGCATGGCCGGCCTCGACTGGCGGCTCGTCGTCGCCGACAACGACTCGGCCGACGACACCGTGAAGGTGCTGCGCACCCTCGCTCCCGACACCACGATCGTCCAGACCGGCCGCAACGCCGGATACGCGGCGGGCATCAACGCCGCGCTCGACGCCGCCGGTGAATGGGACGGCGGCTACGGAACCGTGCTGGTCTGCAACCCCGACATCCGGATGCGGCAGGGTTGCGCCAAGCGGCTCGTCGACCGGCTCGACGCCGAGGTGGGGATCGCCGTACCCCTCCTGTACGAGGAGGGCCGCGAGGCGCCGCTGTACTCGCTGCGCCGTGAGTCCACGCTGGCCCGGGCGCTCGGCGAGGCGGTCATCGGCAACCGGCGGGCCGGACGGTTCCCGCGGCTGAGCGAACTGGTCACCGACCCCGCCGCCTACGCCCGCCCGACCCGCCCGGACTGGGCGACCGGCGCGCTCATGGCCCTCTCGGCGGACTGCCTGGCCGCGTGCGGTCCCTGGGACGAGTCCTTCTTCCTGTACTCCGAGGAGACCGAGTACTGCCTCCGCGCCCGGGACCTGGGCTACCGCACACAGCTGGAGCCGACCGCGGAGGCCGTGCACCTGGGCGGCGAATCCCGGGTGTCGCCCCGGCTGTGGACCCTGCTCACGCTCAACCGCGTACGCCTGTACGGGCGTCGGCACGGCGCCCTCGCGACCGGATGCTTCCGGGCGGCCGTGTTCCTGCGCGAGGCGTCGCGTGCCGTTCTCGGCAGGGAGGCCAGCCGTGCGGCGGCGGCCGCCCTGCTCCGGCCGGGCGCGCTGCGGGCGCCCGCGGGACCGTGA
- a CDS encoding O-antigen ligase family protein — protein sequence MVPFTLLSLLGGGYLYVTVPVSYQSQSSVALLDSSAVARLAPTFGNPISNAGGSLIVTADVLIRTLESSDAARELRGRGVTDPYTAGFAPASDSPLLVLSVTGTDREKVLEETNTLTAFAGEQLKALQSADKVPTPYRVQTTPVVLPQTPVAKSKSRYQDIAAVVILGVVSAFLLSILMEGVSVVRRRRRAGPSAAAPKKETRAPKRLRAGALSRRVDATAILTVYLVLAFFVPSNLALPALGGVGTPANVFALLGLLWYLATWLGGRILPAPGTRLPRIAMCVLGTAVLMAYIANSMRESSHQEVLGADRGLIGFLVWVSLVVLTSAGVQERGRLDVLMRRLVVMGTVVAAIGYYDFFSATNIADSIHIPGLQTSVAQVTAMDRGSFTRPRSTTAQPLEFGGMLAILVPFAVQQAFDPVRRHLHVLRRWGPVVLMAGALPLTVSRTSIIGMLLIALVMVPRWKPQRRWAAIGLMTASVAGFKVLIPGLIGTITELFASFLSNSDSSTQARTVKYSAIVPYLEEHPLFGRGFGTFTPDLYFFTDNQYMLTLAEMGVLGAIALLVLFITGIHQGGSIRRLARTDSDRELGQAFFASSLVALVISATFDSLSFPMFAGMFFLVLGAGGSYLSFVRREAAAAAPAPVPGKTPDIPSPRLVEIR from the coding sequence ATGGTGCCCTTCACGCTGCTCAGCCTGCTCGGCGGCGGCTATCTGTACGTCACCGTGCCCGTCTCCTACCAGTCGCAGAGCTCCGTCGCCCTGCTGGACTCCTCGGCCGTCGCACGGCTGGCCCCCACCTTCGGCAACCCCATCTCGAACGCGGGCGGTTCGCTCATCGTCACGGCCGACGTGCTGATCCGCACCCTCGAATCGAGCGACGCCGCCAGGGAGTTGCGCGGCCGGGGCGTGACCGATCCGTACACGGCCGGCTTCGCCCCGGCCAGCGACAGCCCGCTGCTCGTGCTCAGCGTCACCGGCACCGACCGCGAGAAGGTGCTCGAGGAGACCAACACCCTGACCGCCTTCGCCGGTGAGCAGCTGAAGGCCCTGCAGTCCGCCGACAAGGTCCCGACCCCCTACCGTGTGCAGACGACGCCCGTCGTGCTGCCGCAGACCCCGGTGGCGAAGTCGAAGAGCCGCTACCAGGACATCGCCGCCGTCGTCATCCTGGGCGTGGTCAGCGCGTTCCTGCTGTCGATCCTGATGGAGGGCGTCTCGGTCGTGCGCCGCCGGCGGCGCGCAGGCCCGAGCGCCGCCGCGCCGAAGAAGGAGACCCGCGCCCCGAAGCGGCTGCGCGCGGGCGCGCTGAGCCGGCGCGTCGACGCCACCGCGATCCTCACCGTCTATCTGGTGCTGGCCTTCTTCGTCCCGTCGAACCTGGCCCTGCCCGCGCTGGGGGGCGTCGGCACCCCGGCCAACGTGTTCGCCCTGCTCGGACTGCTGTGGTACCTCGCGACCTGGCTCGGCGGCCGCATCCTCCCGGCGCCGGGGACCCGGCTCCCTCGGATCGCCATGTGCGTGCTGGGCACGGCCGTCCTCATGGCGTACATCGCCAACTCGATGCGCGAGAGCTCGCACCAGGAGGTCCTCGGGGCCGACCGCGGACTCATCGGATTCCTGGTGTGGGTGTCGCTGGTCGTCCTCACCTCGGCCGGGGTGCAGGAGCGCGGCCGGCTCGACGTCCTGATGCGCCGCCTGGTGGTGATGGGGACCGTCGTCGCCGCGATCGGCTACTACGACTTCTTCTCGGCCACCAACATCGCCGACTCGATCCACATCCCCGGACTGCAGACCAGCGTCGCTCAGGTCACCGCCATGGACCGCGGCTCCTTCACCCGCCCCCGGTCCACCACCGCCCAGCCGCTGGAGTTCGGCGGCATGCTCGCGATCCTGGTGCCGTTCGCCGTCCAGCAGGCGTTCGACCCGGTACGCCGCCACCTCCACGTTCTGCGCCGCTGGGGGCCGGTCGTCCTCATGGCCGGCGCGCTGCCGCTGACCGTGTCCAGGACCTCGATCATCGGCATGCTGCTGATCGCCCTGGTGATGGTGCCCCGCTGGAAGCCGCAACGCCGCTGGGCCGCGATCGGTCTGATGACGGCGTCGGTGGCCGGCTTCAAGGTGCTCATCCCCGGGCTGATCGGCACCATCACCGAACTGTTCGCGTCGTTCCTGTCCAACTCCGACAGCAGCACCCAGGCCCGCACCGTCAAGTACAGCGCGATCGTGCCCTACCTCGAGGAGCACCCCCTGTTCGGGCGGGGCTTCGGCACCTTCACACCGGACCTGTACTTCTTCACGGACAACCAGTACATGCTGACCCTCGCCGAGATGGGAGTGCTCGGGGCGATCGCCCTGCTCGTGCTGTTCATCACCGGCATCCACCAGGGCGGCTCCATCCGGCGCCTGGCCCGCACCGACTCCGACCGCGAACTGGGCCAGGCGTTCTTCGCCTCGTCCCTGGTCGCCCTCGTCATCAGCGCCACCTTCGACTCGCTCAGCTTCCCCATGTTCGCCGGCATGTTCTTCCTGGTCCTGGGGGCGGGGGGCAGCTATCTGAGCTTCGTCCGGCGCGAGGCGGCTGCCGCTGCCCCCGCCCCGGTGCCCGGCAAGACCCCCGACATCCCGTCGCCCCGACTCGTGGAGATCCGATGA
- a CDS encoding glycosyltransferase, which translates to MSTVSVVIPCYKYGHFLADCVSSVLDEQDGVDVRVLIIDDASPDDSAEAALKLAASDPRIEVLVHETNKGHIATYNEGLLEWADGDYVALLSADDRLVPGSLVRAAALLDAHPEAGFAYGRPLRFQHGGPLPRARTRSTGSVVYPGQWWLERRFREGTGCITSPEVVVRTSLQRTVGGYDPALPHAGDIEMWMRLAAHADVGYVRGADQAFYRVHGKNMSTTDFGGQLDDLRQRLVAFDSVLAKCGDRLPHADRLADQVHTRLARFALRRAYRAYDRGRTEVVPVDDCVAFAAECLPGYAALPEYRALRLRRRIGPKAMPYLQPLVWSAVAERGRERLWWESWKRRGI; encoded by the coding sequence ATGAGCACCGTCAGTGTCGTGATCCCGTGCTACAAGTACGGCCATTTCCTCGCCGACTGCGTCAGCAGCGTCCTGGACGAGCAGGACGGCGTCGACGTCCGGGTGCTCATCATCGACGACGCCTCGCCCGACGACTCCGCGGAGGCCGCGCTCAAACTCGCCGCCTCCGACCCCCGCATCGAGGTCCTCGTCCACGAGACCAACAAGGGCCACATCGCCACCTACAACGAGGGCCTGCTGGAATGGGCCGACGGTGACTACGTCGCCCTGCTGTCGGCCGACGACCGGCTGGTCCCGGGCTCACTGGTCCGGGCCGCAGCCCTCCTGGACGCCCACCCCGAGGCGGGGTTCGCCTACGGACGGCCGCTGCGCTTCCAGCACGGCGGCCCCCTGCCGCGGGCCCGCACCCGCTCCACCGGCTCGGTCGTCTACCCCGGGCAGTGGTGGCTGGAGCGCCGGTTCCGCGAGGGCACCGGCTGCATCACCTCGCCCGAGGTCGTGGTCCGCACCAGCCTGCAGCGCACGGTCGGCGGCTACGACCCGGCCCTGCCCCACGCCGGCGACATCGAGATGTGGATGCGGCTCGCCGCCCACGCCGACGTCGGCTACGTACGCGGCGCCGACCAGGCGTTCTACCGCGTCCACGGCAAGAACATGTCCACCACCGATTTCGGCGGCCAGCTCGACGACCTGCGTCAGCGCCTGGTGGCCTTCGACTCGGTACTCGCCAAGTGCGGCGACCGGCTGCCCCACGCCGACCGCCTGGCCGACCAGGTCCACACCCGGCTCGCCCGGTTCGCCCTGCGCCGCGCCTACCGGGCCTACGACCGGGGGCGTACCGAGGTCGTCCCGGTCGACGACTGCGTGGCGTTCGCCGCGGAGTGCCTGCCGGGCTACGCGGCGCTGCCGGAGTACCGGGCGCTGCGGCTCCGTCGGCGGATCGGCCCGAAGGCGATGCCCTACCTGCAGCCGCTGGTGTGGTCGGCCGTCGCCGAGCGCGGCCGGGAACGGCTGTGGTGGGAGTCGTGGAAGCGCCGCGGCATCTGA
- a CDS encoding DUF4082 domain-containing protein has translation MAALIWAVLPQAVPAQAASDPCGSGSNPIVCENSKPGNPKSDWFSPNAYGDIQGFSTKESVQAGDTVQFKVQSKTSYHIEIYRLGWYGGDGAREISTAAQAAVTYPANYTTKPANCTTKAGTGLVDCGNWPVTASWTVPSDAVSGLYIANLTQTDGDGLMPYPFVVRKDSSTSDVVVQTSDETWQAYNDYGGQDLYGGAGPAPDGRAYEVSYNRPLDIGGDNGIYGSEFMMLSWLERNGYDVSYLSGVDVSTNGATLLKNHKVYVSSGHDEYWTQSQYSNVLAARKSGVREAFFSGNEVFWKTRLAPSIDGANTANRTMVCYKMTKMAQGNGIADPSGTWTGTWMDPTSTQYGQTYQPPNILTGSMFTVNGYRSDAITVPGSYGKNRIWRNTSVANLSAGQTATFPTGTLGYEWDSDLDNSTRPAGAIDVSSTTVDINDGKLRMDWGNVYGNGTATHNLVEFRDQDSGALVFGSGTVQWSWGLTNVPTYNPDDTVVTEDSRMQQATVNVLADMGVQPKSLQSNLTAATATTDATGPAVTVTAPASGVTVPALKPVTIKGTAGDSAGGVVARVEVSTDGGSTWNAATGLTSWSYSWTPTTPGATSIKVRAVDDSVNIGAVTTVPVTVGPQACPCTVWPASAVPGTVNAGDGSSVELGVKFRTTAAGSITGVRFYKSPANTGSHTGSLWSASGTRLATGTFTNETASGWQQLNFSTPVSVKANTTYVASYFAPNGGYSYDGGYFSDKDAGLAPLTALKSGTDGGNGVYHYGSTSGFPSSASSGSNYWVDVVLDTSTASTTPPTVTSTSPTSGATGVSITAPVSAVFSSAIDADTLTFTLKDANGDAVPGAKTLPASNKATFTPSTELALHTTYTASVQASDLWGNAMAAPVTWSFTTSSTPPAVTCPCTLWNPSTVPATTDVTGDTNSVELGTRFTSSAAGWITGVTFYKGTGNTGTHTGSLWSDDGTLLATGTFTGETASGWQQMTFTTPVAVTADTAYVVSYHAPNGHYAVDGGYFTAAHQSYPLTGTADTTAHHNGLYRYGAGPAFPNSSYGSANYWVGPVFTADNPSGSLAKATSSEVTTSSLKHTADASDALTVTLPARTKLSSVKATVTVLSGTKAAAARKLHVTAVTSYDRATHRMAVHLSAPLPDGTRFKVTLTARDKHRHPVKTHSWTLTSKTVRKKKN, from the coding sequence GTGGCAGCGTTGATCTGGGCGGTGCTCCCGCAGGCCGTGCCCGCCCAGGCGGCGTCCGATCCGTGCGGTTCGGGCTCGAACCCGATCGTCTGCGAGAACTCCAAGCCGGGCAACCCCAAGTCCGACTGGTTCTCGCCCAACGCCTATGGCGACATCCAGGGCTTCTCCACCAAGGAGAGCGTGCAGGCCGGCGACACCGTCCAGTTCAAGGTCCAGTCGAAGACCTCGTACCACATCGAGATCTACCGCCTGGGCTGGTACGGCGGCGACGGCGCCCGTGAGATCTCGACCGCGGCACAGGCAGCCGTGACCTATCCCGCCAACTACACGACCAAGCCCGCCAACTGCACCACCAAGGCCGGCACCGGCCTGGTCGACTGCGGCAACTGGCCGGTGACCGCGAGCTGGACGGTGCCCAGCGACGCGGTGTCCGGCCTGTACATCGCGAACCTGACGCAGACCGACGGAGACGGCCTGATGCCGTACCCGTTCGTCGTCCGCAAGGACTCCAGCACCTCCGACGTCGTCGTGCAGACCAGCGACGAGACCTGGCAGGCCTACAACGACTACGGCGGCCAGGACCTGTACGGCGGCGCGGGCCCCGCGCCGGACGGGCGCGCCTACGAGGTCAGTTACAACCGGCCGCTGGACATCGGCGGCGACAACGGCATCTACGGCTCCGAGTTCATGATGCTGTCCTGGCTGGAGCGCAACGGTTACGACGTCAGCTACCTCTCCGGGGTGGACGTGTCCACCAACGGCGCGACCCTGCTGAAGAACCACAAGGTGTACGTGTCCTCCGGGCACGACGAGTACTGGACGCAGAGCCAGTACTCCAACGTGCTCGCGGCCCGCAAGTCGGGGGTCCGGGAGGCCTTCTTCAGCGGCAACGAGGTCTTCTGGAAGACGCGGCTAGCCCCGAGCATCGACGGCGCGAACACCGCGAACCGCACCATGGTCTGCTACAAGATGACCAAGATGGCGCAGGGCAACGGCATCGCCGACCCCAGCGGCACCTGGACGGGCACCTGGATGGACCCGACCAGCACCCAGTACGGGCAGACCTACCAGCCGCCGAACATCCTCACCGGCTCCATGTTCACGGTGAACGGCTACCGCAGCGACGCCATCACCGTCCCCGGTTCGTACGGCAAGAACCGGATCTGGCGCAACACCTCCGTCGCGAACCTCTCCGCCGGCCAGACCGCCACTTTCCCGACCGGCACCCTCGGCTACGAGTGGGACAGCGACCTCGACAACAGCACCCGTCCGGCCGGAGCCATCGACGTCTCGTCGACGACGGTCGACATCAACGACGGCAAGCTCCGCATGGACTGGGGCAACGTCTACGGCAACGGCACCGCGACGCACAATCTCGTCGAGTTCCGCGACCAGGACTCCGGGGCCCTGGTGTTCGGGTCGGGGACCGTGCAGTGGTCGTGGGGACTGACCAACGTGCCCACGTACAACCCCGACGACACGGTGGTCACCGAGGACAGCCGCATGCAGCAGGCGACCGTGAACGTCCTCGCCGACATGGGCGTCCAGCCGAAGAGCCTGCAGAGCAACCTCACCGCCGCCACGGCCACCACCGACGCCACCGGCCCGGCCGTCACCGTCACCGCCCCGGCCTCCGGGGTCACCGTCCCGGCGCTGAAGCCGGTCACCATCAAGGGCACGGCCGGCGACTCGGCCGGCGGTGTGGTGGCCCGCGTGGAGGTGTCCACCGACGGCGGATCCACCTGGAACGCCGCCACCGGACTGACCTCCTGGAGCTACAGCTGGACCCCGACCACCCCGGGCGCGACCTCCATCAAGGTCCGCGCGGTGGACGACAGCGTCAACATCGGCGCCGTCACCACCGTCCCGGTGACCGTCGGCCCGCAGGCCTGCCCCTGCACCGTCTGGCCGGCCTCCGCCGTGCCCGGCACCGTCAACGCGGGCGACGGCAGCTCCGTGGAGCTCGGCGTCAAGTTCCGCACCACCGCCGCCGGTTCGATCACCGGTGTCCGCTTCTACAAGTCGCCCGCCAACACCGGCTCCCACACCGGCAGCCTGTGGAGCGCCTCCGGCACCCGCCTGGCCACCGGCACCTTCACCAACGAGACGGCCTCCGGCTGGCAACAGCTCAACTTCTCCACCCCGGTGTCCGTCAAGGCCAACACCACCTACGTCGCCTCGTACTTCGCCCCCAACGGCGGCTACTCCTACGACGGCGGCTACTTCTCCGACAAGGACGCCGGCCTGGCCCCGCTCACGGCGCTGAAGTCCGGCACCGACGGCGGCAACGGGGTCTACCACTACGGTTCGACCAGCGGCTTCCCGTCCTCGGCGTCCTCCGGCAGCAACTACTGGGTCGACGTGGTGCTGGACACCTCGACGGCCAGCACCACCCCGCCCACCGTCACCTCGACCTCCCCGACGTCCGGCGCGACCGGCGTCTCGATCACCGCACCGGTGTCGGCCGTGTTCAGCTCGGCCATCGACGCCGACACCCTGACCTTCACCCTGAAGGACGCGAACGGCGACGCCGTTCCCGGCGCGAAGACACTGCCCGCCTCGAACAAGGCGACGTTCACCCCGTCGACCGAGCTGGCGCTGCACACCACGTACACCGCGTCCGTCCAGGCCTCCGACCTGTGGGGCAACGCCATGGCGGCCCCGGTGACATGGAGCTTCACCACCAGCTCCACACCGCCCGCGGTCACCTGCCCGTGCACGCTGTGGAACCCCTCCACGGTGCCGGCCACCACCGATGTCACCGGTGACACCAACTCCGTCGAGCTCGGCACCCGGTTCACCTCCTCGGCGGCCGGCTGGATCACCGGCGTCACCTTCTACAAGGGCACCGGCAACACCGGCACCCACACCGGCAGCCTGTGGTCCGACGACGGCACGCTCCTCGCCACCGGCACCTTCACCGGCGAGACCGCGTCCGGCTGGCAGCAGATGACGTTCACCACCCCGGTGGCCGTCACCGCGGACACCGCCTACGTCGTCTCCTACCACGCCCCGAACGGCCACTACGCCGTCGACGGCGGGTACTTCACGGCGGCCCACCAGTCCTACCCGCTGACCGGCACCGCCGACACGACCGCGCACCACAACGGTCTCTACCGGTACGGCGCCGGCCCGGCCTTCCCGAACAGCTCGTACGGATCGGCCAACTACTGGGTCGGCCCCGTCTTCACCGCGGACAACCCCAGTGGATCGCTGGCCAAGGCCACCTCCTCGGAGGTGACCACGTCCTCGCTGAAGCACACCGCGGACGCGTCCGACGCCCTGACCGTGACGCTCCCCGCCAGGACGAAGCTGTCGTCCGTCAAGGCGACCGTGACCGTCCTGTCGGGCACCAAGGCGGCCGCCGCCAGGAAGCTCCACGTCACGGCCGTCACCTCCTACGACCGGGCCACCCACAGGATGGCCGTCCACCTGTCCGCACCGCTGCCCGACGGCACACGGTTCAAGGTCACGCTCACGGCCCGGGACAAGCACCGCCACCCGGTGAAGACCCACAGCTGGACCCTGACCAGCAAGACCGTCCGCAAGAAGAAGAACTGA
- a CDS encoding DegT/DnrJ/EryC1/StrS aminotransferase family protein: MNQIPLVDLKAAHEEVADEVRTGFERVLADTAFVGGEEVRRFEREYAEFGGVTHCVGVANGTDALELALRAVGVGAGDEVVVPANTFIATAGAVARTGARPVLADCLPDGYLLDPQAALDAVGAATRAVVPVHLYGQCAEVTGLAGRLPGRVRVVEDAAQSQGATRDGRSPGSGGIAATSFYPGKNLGAYGDAGAVLTDDEELAGLVRAIANHGGVAKYRHDVPGFNSRLDGLQAVVLRAKLARLADGNAARRAAAARYDTLLADLAAAGRVVLPATAAGNIHVWHLYVVQVTGADRDDVVGKLNAEGIGAGVHYPAPVHLTPAYRHLGHTRGDFPNAEKAADRILSLPLYPQITPDQQQRVVDALADALRG, translated from the coding sequence ATGAACCAGATTCCGCTTGTGGACCTCAAGGCGGCCCACGAGGAAGTCGCCGACGAGGTACGGACCGGATTCGAACGGGTCCTGGCCGACACCGCGTTCGTCGGCGGCGAGGAGGTCCGCCGGTTCGAGCGCGAGTACGCCGAGTTCGGTGGCGTCACGCACTGCGTGGGCGTCGCCAACGGCACCGACGCCCTCGAACTCGCCCTGCGCGCCGTGGGGGTCGGGGCCGGCGACGAGGTCGTCGTGCCCGCCAACACCTTCATCGCCACCGCCGGCGCGGTGGCCAGGACCGGCGCGCGGCCGGTGCTCGCGGACTGCCTGCCCGACGGCTACCTGCTCGACCCGCAGGCCGCGCTGGACGCGGTCGGCGCGGCCACCCGGGCGGTGGTGCCCGTGCACCTGTACGGGCAGTGCGCCGAGGTGACCGGGCTGGCCGGCCGGCTGCCCGGCCGGGTGCGGGTCGTCGAGGACGCCGCGCAGAGCCAGGGCGCGACCCGCGACGGCCGGTCGCCGGGCAGCGGCGGGATCGCGGCCACCAGCTTCTACCCGGGCAAGAACCTGGGGGCCTACGGCGATGCGGGCGCGGTACTGACCGACGACGAGGAACTGGCCGGTCTGGTCCGCGCCATCGCCAACCACGGCGGAGTCGCCAAGTACCGCCACGACGTGCCCGGGTTCAACAGCCGGCTGGACGGGCTCCAGGCCGTCGTGCTCCGGGCCAAGCTGGCCCGGCTCGCCGACGGCAACGCCGCCCGGCGCGCCGCAGCGGCCCGTTACGACACGCTGCTCGCCGATCTGGCCGCGGCGGGACGGGTCGTGCTCCCGGCGACGGCCGCCGGCAACATCCACGTCTGGCACCTCTACGTCGTCCAGGTCACCGGTGCCGACCGCGACGACGTCGTGGGCAAGCTCAACGCGGAGGGCATCGGCGCGGGTGTGCACTATCCCGCCCCGGTCCACCTCACACCGGCGTACCGGCATCTAGGGCACACCCGGGGCGACTTCCCGAACGCCGAGAAGGCCGCGGATCGGATCCTGTCGCTCCCGCTCTACCCGCAGATCACCCCCGACCAGCAGCAGCGGGTCGTGGACGCGCTCGCCGACGCGCTTCGAGGCTGA